The window AGAAGCTGTAGGTGTAATGGGAAGCAAAAGTCGACCCATTCACTGTAGGTACGAGTTCAGATACCAGAGGATTAAATGTGTCGTCAAGCAGGTATTTTAGGAAACGTTTACATGCCTGGACACAACCCCTCTATCTACCAGATCATAACACCCTGTAACTATACATGGAACAACAGGTTGAAAGAGAAGAGTTACTTTGGCCACTCCCTACCTCCATAATCAGGTGACTCTGAAAGGCACTCTCTCTTACCACTACCTTTGCGTTGGCTTCTTCCTGGAAAAAGGCACTACTTTGTCACAGTGGTGAACTGTTTAAAGTGACTCAACATGGCTCTCGGTGGGGGAATCAAATGTGTGAAATATCTCATGTTCATCTTCAACTTTTTCTTCTGGGTAGgtgtattttactttttaattaattaattattattattattttatctgGTGGTTTGTGAGTGTGCGTGAGCGATAAAGAAAAGGGGAAATGTTTCAACTTGTGTTACAGTTCTGTAACAAATTTCTACTAGCTAACATATTTTAAAGGATGCAGGAAAACTGCAGCAATATGGCATAAAGTATTCAAAACAACAAGCATTTGTCAAAACGTGAGAAGAAAAGGCAAAGTGACACTCCCACGCTTTGAAAAAAAACTGCGTGCCACCTTTCTTCTCAAAGTTAAACATTTACCAACCTATCTTTGCCTGAGGCTTGTAAGTGGCCTTGTATACACGTTTTTAAAGTCCTAAACTCTGAGTTTTAGAATACTTTCTTCACATATTTCAAATAACTTGCTACTACGTGTTCACGTTAAGTGAAAATGTTAAAAGGAATGTGTGCAAGCTGTGACCATGCAGGCTCCCTTCTCTGTTATCTGTCTCAGAGCTAAAGAATCAAAAGTGTCatgttcagtttcagtttaCTTTGGgctatttgttttgttttgttttttagaaacATGAAGCTGTGTAGGTATTGAATTGTAATATTTGTAGGTGTTTTTTGATTGATTTGTAGGCAAATAGAGATAATTACTGTGAAAGAGGAGATTCCGCAACGAGGCACTGTTTATTAAATTATATTTGAAGATTTCTGTTTAAGTACTGCGAAACTGTGAGGATGAAACCAGGAGAAACAGCTGGTCAGTGAGGTGTTTTAAACTCCGAGGCATAATTGTTAACCAATGCTTGCTGATTAGGTTGGCAAGCGGGGGATGATGCATGCATGGACATGAAGAGGACAGAGTAGGAAGAGTTTTCTTCTTGACTCAACTTTTAATGAGCAAACAGTATGCAAATTGCATGGTCCAAATTGCAATATATGTTGTATGTGACGAcatatatttttgtgtgttgcAGCTCGCCGGCACTGCTGTATTAGCTATAGGACTGTGGCTAAGATTAGACCAGAAGACCAAAGGCTTGTTTGAAGAACCAGATTCTTCATATGTGTTTTACACAGGTAAGATGCAGGAATGTTTATTATATCATAGCTATTTATATAAAAGCTATTTATTCTTCTCTGTATATCACATgatatgttgtgtgtgtgtaggtgtataTATTCTAATAGCAGCTGGAGCACTGATAATGGTGGTGGGCTTTCTGGGATGTTGTGGTGCCATCCGGGAGTCCCCCTGTATGCTGGGAACGGTTTGTACCACTTAATAATATTTATAACCATCATATTCTATTAACTAATTTTGATCTAACTAACGTAAAAATTTAAACTGTCTTAGTGATTTCACTTAGCTGCACTTGGACTTTTTATCTCGCTGTCACAAGTGTGCTTTACGGACTAACCTTGGGCTCACTCAAAAGATATGAGATGTCTGCCTTCATCTTTGTTTACTGAACTGTGTGAAAGCCACGGAAGAGTCTCTTAGATTTCTCTGCACTAGCTCCCACCATCCCGCTCCGTCTGGCCGTAATCTTCTCTTCTCGTATAAAATCTCTCAAGAGGAGGAGTAAATGAAAACTGGGTTTGGTTACCCTCAACTGACCTTATGTGTTCATACATGGGCGCAAAAGACATGCGCGCAAGCATGCCTGGAAGCAAACAGTCAGCTGAGTTTAATttagtctttttctttctgcagttcttcttcttcctgctaATCATATTTGCCATTGAGGTAGCTGCTGGAATCTGGGGATTTTCTAACCAAAGCCAggtaacattttaacaaattACAACGCTAACTATCAGGTTGAAAACACTTTACACAGACCTAGTACACTACAGGAATCCATGTGAGAAAACACTGCTAGATCAGAAAAATACAAACCAAATCCAAAAAAGCGAGTTGAGTAAAGGGGTTTGGAGATTTATGTGTCTCTGTGACATATATTATATCATCGTTTCTCGGTTTACTGCTGTGTTGCAGGTGGTGAATGATATCACAGGATTTTACACACAGACGTACAACAACTACAAGTCAAATGGAGACGAGCACCTCAAAGAGACACTGCGGGTGATTCAAGCTGAGGTGAGTCTCTTTCTAATTCAGGCCGACTCTGATCTTATCCAAAAGAAATTTGTCACCTACGGTAGAGTCAGataaatgttgtttattatttcCAGGTGAAACTGGTTTTCTAGGACAGATTTTTTTGTATTACCATTCTTCATAAGAATTACTAAGATCAAAACAACAGCTGCTATGTGTGAAGCTAAAACTGTGAGATGATTACACACAACAAATTATACAGGTAGTACGAGGAAAACTTGTATCTAGTGATAACAACACATCTACCACCTTTTCTAAGTCTCACATCTTAACATGCTGTATCTCAGGCTTAATGTCTGCATTAACACGTGTCACAAAAGCTATTAAGAGAGAGGATGATCTGTATAAAAAGGATGGACATGGTCTCCAAAATGAAGCCTTAAACCTCCATTCTATCTAATGACCAACAATGAGTGATTCCTCAGATAGTCCATAAGTGTATATGAGAAGAGCAtgatgttaatttaaaaaaataagaataacaTAAATGTCAGCCCAGGGTGTACTTTAGTGTGGAATACTTTTTAATTGACAGCTCACTGTAGTACACGTGTACAGTATCAAAAACCAAAATGAGTCCACAAACCATTTGGTGATGCCACGGTGACTatgtttaacctcctaggacctggcgtccacatatgtggacatcacattttgggttgtgtAGGCCAAAATACTAACTTTTGCTCTACatagggcctgatatccactgacaaggacattatactgccactgttctatcgaaatttaaaatgaatgtcctCTTATGTGGacctcatttttctcagaaataaaaatcaggtaaaaaaaaataaaataaaatcagcccAGTAAAGCAAAGTTAAAttctgtctctgttttttttttttcatctgcattCATGGTCATCATGTTCATTTACAACATATGTTCATATATGTTTACAGCTGAACTGTTGTGGTCCAAATGGGAGGTTACAGGAAACAAACCAAGAAACTTGTCCAAAGGGAGAGCTGCTGGAGGAGCTCATTACTAAGGTATGactatcctgtgtgtgtgtgtgcgtgcgtgtgtgtgtgcgtgtggataGAGATGGAGAATGGAGAAATCAAGAGGCATGCTGGCATGCTTCATCTCTCTGAGATCTGTGGCAATTACCGTAAATCAAATGCATAATCATGGCCCGATGTGTGTCATAAGTCTGTCAGTCTTCCCTTTGCAGAGCAATCCCCCAGTCTCTTTGCAGTGTTACTATAGCAACGGTGGTTTACAGGAGCCCACATGCCCTCAGGCTGTCTTTTATGTGTACCATCCCACAAGTCATGCTCAGAAAGCTCAAAGAAGTCATTACTATCTTTTGCAGAGCTGCCCTGATGCCATTGAAGAGGTGTTTAACTCCAAATTGCACATCATAGGAGGAGTAGGCATCACCATCGGGGTCATTATGGTGAGTGCGTGATTGGTTTAACTCTTAATGCTACTGTGCTGAATGAGGACAGTCCAGAAATGAGCTCAAAACTTGTACCACTCTTTCTTACAGGTGTTTGGGATGATCTTTAGCATGCTCCTGTGCTGCGCCATCAGGAGGTCCAGGGAGGTGGTGTGAAACCCTCTCGAAGTCCTCATTAATGTTGCATGATGTCATTCCTAGAGTCCTAAGACTCTCCACTGCCAGTAGAAACACTGCTCGTTAAAGGGGGGATAACCTAAGCTTAGGCTGGGTGCACATATTTCTGATTGCATTATACGTCAGCCTTATCTGTGCTGCTGATGCTTAGGCCCACTTTCCTGGACTAGATAGCTGTTATGTGGTTATAAGGCCCAATTATAAAATGGGTGTCATCTGTTATTCAGTGGCAGtgtagaaaaaagaaatgtgtacTTTTGTGGTGATTTGACTGAAATTAGTGTGTGAACAGCTAATTATCTAAACAAAACATGATACTATTGTATACTGATAACATTTCTATTGCTGTCACTTGGGGTCATCTACAAGCAAGAACATGGtccagatatttaaaaaaaacaaaaaagcaaacacttctgcacaacacagcCGCAGCAGTTTTACAGTTCCTTTTTTCATGCAACTTCTTAAGTAACATTAAGGTGATGAGTAGCCAGCTGAATACCGAGCTGTTAACTTTAACCAGCTTGGTGCTAGAGTAGCATCTTGAttcctttattttcatgacattTGATTTGTTCCTGGTCCTTATCctgatttgtgtttgtaaatgttttcctttttgtatTTGTAAGATTTCTAATGTTAGCTGTTTATATTTTTACGTGCAGTTTGACGATGCATTTTGCAGTGTTCTCTTCAGTTTACAGAGATTGATTTATATCATATGCACTGTTTCACAGAGACAAAATTTAACAATAAGCgccaaataaactaaaatgtACTGAGTCGACTATGAGTTTACTGTAATAATCATAAGGTTTATTTATagagaaaatataaacaattCAGTATAGGAAAATAAAACTTGCCAGCAAGGGAGCATTTAAATAGAGAAATAAAAGTGGACCATAAAATAATATGACCTGCAATTATTCCCATACACTGTAATAGTAAACAAGTTGGAGAACATTTAACTGCACCTGTTCTTAGGTCACTTGGTAAGATTCATAactacaatgaaaatttaagaGTCACACTGATTCACTGTTAGACTGAGCCTTATTTACACTTTAGATTTAGCTGCTCACGATACAGCATGCTGCAAGAGTTAGACGTGCGTAGGTGTCTCCATAGGACTGACAACAATGACAGCTACACTCAAGCTTGTTTCCTTTTTCGCagtaggaaaaagaaaaaaaaacattgggaAAACTCCCTCAGCTTCCCCTTCTTTGATATTGGCAGCTATCAGCTGACTGACTCTCTTAGAACACAAACAAAGACAAGAAGTGTCTTTGTTTCTTAATTGTGCTGTTACAAATATTTTATGGAAAATTTTTGTCTTCAAAACTAATGACACGGTAGTTACGGTAAACAGTATGACTAGTTAATGTCTGAATGACTCACAGTTTCCATCTAAAAAGAGGCGAGTATAGAAGTAAATAGAGTTTGTGTTCCTCTGATTACAGCACAAGGAAGCATGCTATGATTTGGTTGTTGACAGCCGGGTGTTGCCCTTCTAAATGCCTCAGTCGTTTTTTGGAGATAACACTGATTATAAAAAAGGACTGTGTATTTTTTTGAGGTGATCTGTATTGAAACTGTTTGTGTAAGGGACAAACTAGCAAGGGAATAGGCCAGGAAAATAGAAAAGGAGGAGAAATTTTAGAGAAAATCTATGAATATGAATAatactgagaaaaaaaaggcattaaCACATTCTCGCTTGGAAGGTTTGCAACAGATAAAAATATTTAGCAACTGCACATTCCGTATCACAACAGTGTTTTATGCCTTCTTTTTTACTGCCAGACCTTGCCTTGATTCAGGACAGGATGCTATAGACCACTTTAACATTTTACTGCCACAGAAACTGCAACCAACCACAACATGgtcataaaactgaaaataccaTCTGTGACttgcaataaaaatatatttcattgGAACAAAATATACACGGTGGCAAGGTGATTAGCACTGGTTGCCTCACAATAAGATGTTCCTGAGTTGCCACCACCTGgccggggcctttctgtgtggattttGTATGTTCTCCTTGTGTTTGCAGGGGTTCTCTGCATtttctccggcttcctcccacagtcatGCAGTCAAGACATGCAGTTAgcggggttaggttaattgatcATTCTAAACTGTCCATAGGTTTGAATgtaagtgtgaatggttgtctgtctctatgtgttagccctgcaacagactggcgacctgttcagggtgtaccctgcctcttgcgtTATGgtagctgggacaggctccagttcccccgtgaccctgacaaggataagtggaagagaatggacaGATAGTTGGATATATCTTGTGGGTATAGGAAAATCACTGTGCCAAAAATGTATTAAAGTGCTCAGTATTTACTCCATCTTCGACATGAGGGAGCACTGAGAGAAAATATGTTTATGGCTTTTATCTTAACTAAGACACAATCTCAGTCCTCACCTTCGTCCTCTGTACCCTCCCAGGAAGTCCTGGCGAGTCTACGCGACTGTGTGTGTAAAGCAGTGTGTGTAGGCAGGATAGTGTCCACCTTAAGGAGACTTGCGACACACTGCAATACAGCAAGCAGTAGCTGGTATTTACAGGAGACAGATTCAAGGCCCAGGTCCAACTCTGAAACTTTTGACAATTTGTCACCCTCTCTACAACAATGCAAGCTTAGTTTACCATCCCCCAGAGGCCCTTCGGCCTGTATAGGGCTTATAGTATTTTCTCGTTTATATACAAGGCTAAGAGGGTGGGAATAATTTGGAAACTTACTTACAAAACTTATGACCCTTCTTTGAGACTCCAGGAAATGGTGCGGACTGTGAGAGTAAATCTTTTGAGGCACGCTCAGTAGGGCATTTGCCAAGAGCTGGGAAACAGAAGCATCTATATTTAGGTCAGGAGAAACTGAGCAACTATGTCCATGTTGTAGGAGGGCATAGTGTAAGAGAAGCTCAAATAACCCACCAGCAGATATAACACAGCCTGGCTTTAACACACACTTTTGAATGGGCTGTATAGCGGTGGATCTGTATGTGGTTTGCTCGGTCAGATTGTCTGTATGTAAAGATGCGCTTTTATGCGACTGCAGGGTACTCTTTGATGTTGTGGTTGCAGCTGCATGCATGGGTTCCCAAGTTCTAAGTAGCATGCAAATGGCATCTTGTAAAGCACATGCATACTGTTCAATCTGTCCTTCCCCTGGGGCACAGATGATCAGACTGCAGGGTTTGATGGTGATTCTTTCTTCTGAGTCCTGGAAAGCCACATGGACATACCTGTGGAAGAGACAAAACCcatacagtaaaataaacaaaacagcattAACTCCTGTTTTGGAGGTTACAGATAATGCTTAACTTCCTGTTGCTATCTATAACATTATACGTGTACACTACATTACTCAAGAcgaagtgtgtttttaataccTGTGGGCTCCGAGCTGTATCGGCCGGCAAAAAGCCAGTGTGGCTACGTGCTCTGATTCAATCATCGAACAGTCCCAGATTGGGGTAGTTCCActtagctgggaaaacagagAAAGTTCATCTTCACTGACACACTCCACAAGGCACATCTCTGCCTGTGTGGCTAAAGCCAGGACAGCAGCAGACTGTTTTACTGCAGACAGAAGCACACAAACACCCAAAGTCTGCAGCTTCGCAATAACACCCTGCAGTGAGCTTTCCATCCAGGAGCTAAAGTGTAAAATACTTCTCTCCTCCTTCATTCTGCCTCCATATCCCAACTCAAGCACGTCTCCTGTGCTGAGCAATGTTGGTTGCAGTGACCCAGTGAGAACTACAGCTTTAACTGGCTGGTGGTCAGTCTTAAGCGGTGGCGTGGCAAAGTCCCTGTGGATTACCTGCCCCTCGATTAAACGTGAAGAGCGGACAGGAAAGCCCGACACAGGTGTATGGAGGGCAGGGAAGTAGTTGCTTACAAGCTGCAGAGAGAATGAAGGTAGTTGATTTTTAAACTTCCAGTGACTGAGCAGCTCACATGTTAGGTGACTACTGAAGTCACAGTGCGTGTAACCACAGCGTGTGTGAAAAAATGATCTTAGCAGCTTTTGAACACAGAGATTGTTTGTGAGAGACGGCGTTTGTGCTTCTACAGTGAAATCTTCCCACGAAATGCAGCCTCCATAAGGGACCACTCCCGTAGCAATGAGCTCATCCAACTCCTTCAACCCAAATGCTAGCAGTTTGTCAGCCAAGTGTCTGGCAGTGGCAGCCTCTGCTGCTTTTGTTGAGCTATAAGAGTGAGACACATTAGACGCCTTGCTGGCTGCTGCATGAATCAACCGTAGCAATGATGCCAGCAGCAGGATAAAGGTTTTGGATCCATCGCCTGTTGCAGAGCTATGCTTCCAGACACACTCCACCACCATCCTAAAATGaggaacacacaaacacgtcaCCAAGGAGTTAAACCTAGAAAAATGTATAATCATTAAAATGTCTGACTGTTAACCTGGCCAACGGATGCTCCAGATGTAGTGCCGTGAGAATGCGTGTCCCACTGCGGCTCAACATTGCCTGTCCTGTGTCTCGTGTGAACAGCACCTGTCCTCCTTCAGGGCCAAAACTGCGAAGGATGACCGCCTCCAAGACACTGACTGCCTGCAGGACATGTTCCATGTGCAAGTGCCCCAATGGCGGCATCCTTTCTCCCAGGAATGAGCACAggctgaaattttaaaaagtcagaattTAAACTGTGacctgcaataaataaatacataatatatacaaacccagtatttttatttttaaacatgaacCCTCCTAATTAAAACACTATTTGGATTTACACACAACATACTGGCTCGCTGTAAAGCGGTATTTAAACATTAGTGTTGCATGCAGTGTAGGAAAGGTGTCAGGATAAATCTACCATGGCTGCCTGTGCTTGGCAGACACTTAAAAGCCTTTCAGAGGATATAGAGACAATTAACTAGACAGGTCTCGACTGCCAAATCAGATATATGGTTGGTAGACTTGGGATGGCTGGCGGGCCATGATTTAATTAAGGGATCTAGGACTTCATGGGTTGGAAGTTGACCTGACTGCTTAGAGAAGCAATGCGAGGGCATAACTGTAGACACTGTTAGATCCTGCCTAAGTGAGAAAGCAGTAATGATGATGAAGAATGTTAACAATATCTGACTCAGAGGCGTGGCTGCTTGTCTTTTCTATATATGTGGAAACAGGAGCCACACTGGGTTAGAGAGGGTTCAAAGGAAATCGAGGTTTGACTTTGACTGATCATGTAATGACAAAAAACCAAAATTAGTGTAGTTGAGGGTTTGGAGACGGCATTTCAAAGGAAATCCAAATCCAGCTTTTCTGAGGATCACAGAAATCTTGGCAATGTGATAGATCCTTACAAGCAAAGTAAGAAAATCAAATCTATGATAAATTATGTAGGCTAGAGAGTAGAGAAATATTATTGTGGTTTACAGATCTATTGGTTTCCACACTAGAAAACTGTTTACCCAAAAGCTATTGAACCATACTGTACTGAACAATATCTATAACAACAATGCTTAGTGAATATTTTTCCGTTAAACAACATTAATTATTAAAGCATGGCAATAAATATATAGTATGCaaaccacgttttttttttctcggaGAGAACCCATTTACTTAATGAAACAGAGATTATAGTTTAACAAATGGGcagaaataacaggaaaatCCTCAGATCTTTTTCAAATAAGTAAAACAGACTCACTGCCTGCAGTGTACAGCAGGGAACTCATTTATATGTGTCACACACGTCATTTGAACTGTACGTAACACTGAACCAGGAAAAGCTGTgctgtagaaaaataaaaattaggTTCAAGAGGAATTTACCTAATAAATCAAATCTGACGCACACAAATCTCTGTATCTTGTTAGAAATGTCGATATATGACTTGTATTATTATGTGTTTTCAGTgggttttatgtattttatacaTTATAATCTACATGTTGATACTGTGGGCCATCAATATCGTCAAAATAAGCAGAAGAGTTCTTCTCTCTGACTAATCATAGACGTCTCGGCTCCACCCCCCTCCCAGGACCTCCACTGCAGCGCAACACTTCCAGAGTCTCGAGACGAGGCAGGCATACTTTACTCTAGACAGGACTTATGATGGATATCGGATTTAGGGATATCCGATTATAGGGAAAATTGTTAATTTCTGGAGGACGAAAACGTCCATGAGGTGCACTTGCTCAAAAGCCTAGCACAATTAGCTTTACTGATTGGGGCGGAGTATATTCAGTTCCGCTCTATAAAATGTAATCGTCGGagattctttttttaactgctgTTCTTCATCTGCCAAGACCATAAAAACCACAAATAAGAGTTTCTTAGCACGAATCGACAACCTTACTGTAGCTTTAACTACAGTATTCGGCAACCGGTATCATAGTTACTATGGTTACTATGCTAGCTATGTTAGCCAAATAGCTAGACTTAGAAAACCATTCAAACCACCGGTGGTTTCCGCCAGcctatttcatttaaaaaatccgGGTGTGTTTCAGAATATCTTGAAATACACCTTCTCTGATTTCTAAAAGAATTAAAACGTGGCTTGATTTGTTAGGACTTTGCTCACCGTTAGTTAGAAAGGATCGCTCGCCTCTCAGCTTCTTCTTTGGTTGAGGTACCTTGGATTAGAAATCGCTGCTTCCACCTAGTGTATCGAGCCAAAAATGATCAGAGCTACACGACATTTGATGATCTCTTTCCAACGCTTTGCAGTTTAATATACATTTAGGAAATACTACCAGATATTTTCATGTGAatatgtgtttcatgtttcatttaaaatctccAATTACAACTGGACATTTTAACTTCAGAAACAGCGCCacaccaataaaataaaaattgtgtttcatttcatttgctgAGAATGGAATATCAGATTAGAGTAATGTGTCCAGACCGATGGTGACAA is drawn from Pelmatolapia mariae isolate MD_Pm_ZW linkage group LG7, Pm_UMD_F_2, whole genome shotgun sequence and contains these coding sequences:
- the cd9a gene encoding CD9 molecule a, whose product is MAALSGGETCIKYLMFAFNLVFWLAGTAVLAIGLWLRLDQKTKGLFEEPDSSYVFYTGVYILIAAGALIMVVGFLGCCGAIRESPCMLGTFFFFLLIIFAIEVAAGIWGFSNQSQVVNDITGFYTQTYNNYKSNGDEHLKETLRVIQAELNCCGPNGRLQETNQETCPKGELLEELITKSCPDAIEEVFNSKLHIIGGVGITIGVIMVFGMIFSMLLCCAIRRSREVV
- the bbs10 gene encoding Bardet-Biedl syndrome 10 protein, with amino-acid sequence MPPLGHLHMEHVLQAVSVLEAVILRSFGPEGGQVLFTRDTGQAMLSRSGTRILTALHLEHPLARMVVECVWKHSSATGDGSKTFILLLASLLRLIHAAASKASNVSHSYSSTKAAEAATARHLADKLLAFGLKELDELIATGVVPYGGCISWEDFTVEAQTPSLTNNLCVQKLLRSFFHTRCGYTHCDFSSHLTCELLSHWKFKNQLPSFSLQLVSNYFPALHTPVSGFPVRSSRLIEGQVIHRDFATPPLKTDHQPVKAVVLTGSLQPTLLSTGDVLELGYGGRMKEERSILHFSSWMESSLQGVIAKLQTLGVCVLLSAVKQSAAVLALATQAEMCLVECVSEDELSLFSQLSGTTPIWDCSMIESEHVATLAFCRPIQLGAHRYVHVAFQDSEERITIKPCSLIICAPGEGQIEQYACALQDAICMLLRTWEPMHAAATTTSKSTLQSHKSASLHTDNLTEQTTYRSTAIQPIQKCVLKPGCVISAGGLFELLLHYALLQHGHSCSVSPDLNIDASVSQLLANALLSVPQKIYSHSPHHFLESQRRVISFVSKFPNYSHPLSLVYKRENTISPIQAEGPLGDGKLSLHCCREGDKLSKVSELDLGLESVSCKYQLLLAVLQCVASLLKVDTILPTHTALHTQSRRLARTSWEGTEDEGSRGNWSLSQLP